The Flavobacterium johnsoniae genomic sequence TGTGTTTTCTTTTTTTGTCAAAACTTTGAGTACTTTTGAAGACACAATTTTTGTATTTCTTGTTGTTAATATCTAATTGATAGTTATTCTCTTGTTTTAAGATTCGGGTTGTTCCAAAGAAATATTTAATAGTCATTGGTTTGTACCAATAAAGAGCAATTAAGCTACAAACAATCAGAATGACTAAAGAAAATACTCTTTTCATAAATTAATTAAAGTTTATAAAAACTGCTTCGAGATTTTTTCTGCTTTTTTGCTTTCGCTATAATCGTAGAAACCTTCTCCAGATTTCACTCCCAATTTCCCAGCTCTCACCATATTTACTAATAATGGGCAAGGAGCATATTTTGGATTTTTGAAACCTTCGTACATTACATTTAAAATGGCAAGACAAACATCAAGACCTATAAAATCAGCTAATTGAAGCGGTCCCATTGGATGTCCCATTCCTAATTTCATTACCGTGTCGATTTCATAAACTCCTGCAACTTTGTTGTATAAAGTTTCGATAGCTTCGTTTAGCATTGGCATTAAAATTCTGTTTGCCACAAAACCTGGATAATCGTTTACTTCAACAGGAACTTTGCCTAATTTTTCAGATAAAGTCATGATGATTTTGGTTACTTCATCGCTTGTATTATATCCACGAATGATTTCAACCAATTTCATAATCGGCACAGGATTCATAAAGTGCATTCCGATAACGCGCTCAGGATGTGCTACAACAGCTCCGATTTGTGTAATGGAAATTGAAGACGTATTAGTAGCTAAAATAGTATTGTGAGAGCAATATTCATTTAATTGTTTAAAGATGTTTAGCTTTAATTCAACATTTTCTGTAGCCGCTTCTACAACTAAATCTGCGCCAACAACACCATCTTTAATGTCTGTGTAAGTAATAATATTGGTTATTGTTTTAGCAACATCTTCTTGCGTAATTGTTCCTTTTGCAAGCATACGTTCTAAATTGGTCGCAATAGTTGCCATTCCTTTATCTAATGATTTTTCAGAAACGTCAATTAATTTTACAGTAAATCCGCTTTGTGCGAATGTATGAGCAATGCCGTTGCCCATTGTTCCTGCTCCAATTACAGCTATTGTTTTCATTTGTTTGATGGTATTTTATTTTACGATTAAGCCACGAATTCACAACTTGATTGTGACTTTCGTGGCCAATATTTTAATTTTTTGTTTTAATTATTTATTGAAACATTCAATAATTTGATACGCTACGCGCAAAGCATCTGTTGCTTGCTCTAGTGTTACAACTGGTGTAGTATCTGTATTGATTGCGTTAGCAAAAGATTCTAATTCGTCTAAGATAGCGTTATTTTGTTCAACATCAGGATTTGTAAAATAGATTTGTTTTTTTACACCTTCTGCATTTTGTAGAATCATATCAAAATCTCCTGGAACCTCTGGCGCATCTTTCATACGAACGACTTCGCATTTTTTCTCTAAAAAGTCTACTGAAATGTAAGCATCTTTTTGAAAGAAACGGGATTTACGCATATTTTTTAATGAAATTCTGCTTGCAGTTAAATTAGCAACACAGCCATTTTCAAATTCAATTCTAGCATTGGCAATATCTGGAGTATCACTAATTACAGATACACCGCTTGCGTGAATATCTTTTACTTTGGAATTAACAACACTTAAAATAGCATCAATGTCATGAATCATTAAATCCAAAACTACAGGAACGTCTGTTCCGCGTGGATTAAATTCAGCCAAACGATGCGTTTCTATAAACATCGGATTTTCGATCATGTTTTTTGTGGCAATAAATGCAGGATTAAAGCGCTCAACATGCCCAACTTGCCCTTTTACGTTGTATTCTTTTGCCAAAGCGATAATTTCTTCAGCTTCTTCAACCGTATTTGCAATTGGTTTTTCAATAAAAATATGTTTTCCTGATTTAATGGCAACTTTTGCACATTTATAATGCGAAAGGGTAGGAGTAACAATATCAATCACGTCGACAGCGTGAATAAGTTTTGCAATAGTGCTGAAATTTTTATAGCCAAACTCTTTTGAGATTCTTTCGGCATTTTCTTGATTTTCGTCGTAAAATCCAACTAATTCGTATTTGTCAGATTGTTGTAATAAGCGTAAATGTATTTTACCAAGATGACCAGCACCTAAAACTCCTACTTTTAACATGAGAATGTATTTTAAACAAAAATAGAATTTATTTGTTGAATGTAAAAATGAATTTAGCTAATTGTGAGTTCAGAATCATGAATTATAAATTATCAGAGGCGCCCTTTTGACTTTTGGCTTTGAACTTTCGACTGTATTAATTTATTATTTAAAAATCAATATTTGAAATCCTGTTTTGTTTCTTATTTTTGCGAAAATAAAACCTACCCAATTTTGAAAGATACTGCCAAACATCAAGGACTTCGTAATCAATTAGTAACCACTTTAGAGCAAAAAGGAATTACTGATAAGACAGTTCTAGAAGCAATAAAAAAAATCCCGAGACACCTTTTTTTGAATTCTAGTTTTGAAGATTTTGCTTATCAAGATAAGGCTTTTCCTATTGGTGCTGGGCAGACTATTTCTCAACCTTACACTGTTGCTTTTCAATCGCAGCTTTTAGAAGTGCAAAAAGACCATAAAATTTTGGAGATTGGAACTGGTTCTGGATATCAAACAGCGGTTTTGTTTCATCTTGGTGCAAAAGTTTATACTGTAGAAAGACAAAAAGAATTGTTTAAACAGACTTCTATCTTATTTCCGAAATTAAATATTCGTCCAAAACATGTATCTTTTGGCGATGGTTACAAAGGACTTCCTAATTTTGCACCTTTTGACAGCATAATAGTTACAGCGGGCGCACCGTTTATTCCGCAACCCTTAATGGCACAATTGAAAATAGGAGGAAGACTAGTTATTCCGCTTGGAGAAGACGTTCAGATTATGACTTTATTAATTAGAAAGAATGAAACTCAATTTGAAAAGCATGAGTTTGGAGAATTTAGATTTGTTCCTTTATTAGAAGATAAAAATTAATAAGAAAGTCCAGTTTTAAGCTGGGCTTTTTTTATTGAGTTAGAATTCCAATATATCTTTCTAAGCTTTCTTTTTGTGTTTGAGCTATAAAAAGCAAAAAATCTTCTTTATCCTTTTTAGTTTGAGCGACTTCTAAAGATTGATAATAGCGCATTCTATTTTCATAATCACCTTTAATATTAGCAATTAGATAACCTTTTTGCATCAAAATTAAATTCATTATTAGTCTTGAAGTTCTTCCGTTTCCATCAATGAAAGGATGAATTGTGACTAATCTTTCGTGCATTTCTGCAGCTAAAACAACAGGATGCAATTTATTTTTGTTGATTTCGTACCAAATAAAATATTCTTCCATTTCCTGCGGAACAAGTAAAGGTTGTGGAGGCATATGACTGCTTCCTTGAATCATAACCTGAACTTTTCTATAACGTCCCGCATCTTCGGGAATTATTCCTCTCAAAATTAAATTATGAATAGACAAAAGATCACGTTCATTTAATGAATTATTTTTGTTCATTAAATCTTTGATAAAACCAATTGCTTCTTGATGATTTATGGCTTCTAAATGTTCTCGCATACTTTTTCCAGAAATCGTTAAGCCTTCATTAATAACCATATCTGTTTCACGAAGTGTCATTGTATTTCCTTCGATTCTATTGCTTTCAAATGTATATTCAAGTTCTAAAGCTTGTCTAATTTTAAAACTGTCGAATTGCCTGTAAGAGTCTAATTTGTCTTTTAAAATATCAATCTCTTTTAATATTTTCTCTAAAGAAGTAGAAAGTTTAAGATTAGAAACTGTTTTGTTGTATTTGATTTCATCTTCAGCAACTTTTAAAGCTTTCAATGCAAATTCATCGTCACCAATTTCATAAAGAATTTTTTCCTTAAGCCAAGCGACCATTAAAGTTTCGTAATCAATTTCTAAAAGTTGAGACAGTTTAATGATTTGATCTTTTGTTGGTTTTCGCGTTCCAGATTCAAATTTGCTTATCAAAGCCTGATCAATTCCTGCAAGTTGTGCCAATTCGCGGGTTTTTAAACCTTTTTGTTCTCTAGCATTTTTTAGAAGTGATTTCATTATGAAAAATTTAGTCTTGACAAATTTAGTCAATTTTATTTGTGTAAAAAAAAGCAACTTTTATTTAGTTGCTTTTTTGATTTTATTTTGGAGGTAAAGAGCCGTCTTTTCTCATTTCCTTGACTACTGCTAACATAATTGCATCTACAGTTTGTCCTAAATCTGTAACATTTTGAGATTCTGTAGTTCCTGTCCAGATTAATTTATTTTCTTTTAATGAAAAAACATTGGTCTCTACCATGTATAAAGTCGATTCCTGATAATAACCCGGATCGTAAAAATTAGGAGAATACATACCGTACCAATTACCGAAACCATAACCATACATTCCTGTATACATTCCGTCAAATCCTCCATAATACATTCCTGTATAAGTTCCAGGTACATAGGTGGTTTCCTTTTCTTTGCTGACTAAACGCATACTGACAACTCCGTCAAAATTCTCATCTTGAAGAACCTTTAGTTTTTGTTCTTTAGTAAGTTGATCCGCAACACCTAAATATTGATATGAAGTTTTAAACACAGGATTACTTGCTGCAATTCTGTTTTCGGCAATTCGCCTTGAAGCTTCGTCTTTGACTAAAGCAACAACCAAAACCTTTTTAAATTGTTCCTGCGCAACAGTTACTTTTGGATCTCTCCAACTGTTGACGATAGTGGTGTTACTGCCGCATCCTATAAATGCAAAACTGGCAATCAGCAAAATAAAGTACTTTTTCATATTTTACAGTTAAATTGGTTATAAGTAAAAATAACTATAAAATACTAATAAATAGAAGTTTATGCTTAAAATTAAAAAAGCTTACTAATTATAAGCTTTTTTTATACGGTCTAAATCGCGTTTCGTATCTTGTTCTTTTAAAGATTCGCGTTTATCGTAGTTTTTCTTTCCTTTACAAAGTCCGATTTGCAGTTTTGCCAAACCTTTTTCGTTGGTAAATAGTTTTAACGGAATAATTGTTAGTCCTTTTGCCTGAACACTTTTGTGAAGTGTTTTTAATTCTTTTTTGTTTAAAAGTAATTTTCGCTCACTTCTTGATTTGTGATTGAATTGATTTCCAAAAGAATATTCTTCGATGTAAGTATTGATAGCAAAAAGTTCCATACCGCTAAACTCGCAGAAACTCTCTGTAATATTTGCTTTTCCTAAACGTATAGATTTGATTTCGGTACCTGCCAAAACGATTCCAGCAGTATAGGTATCGATTATTTCATAATCAAATCGCGCTCTCTTATTTAATATATTGACTGATTTTAACATAGTGCAAATGTAAGACAAAATTGAAAACTTTATCAAGGCACAAGATAATTAAAGTTTTTTTTAATTCTATGATTTTAATCAACTGGGACTAAAATGTTTGCTTTTAAGTTTGTTCTGTAATTTAAATTCGTTTTCTAATTATTCTTTATTTGATTGATGTAAAATTCTATTTCGTAATTTTACAAAAAAAGAAAGACCGTACTTTTTTGCAGTACGGTCTTTTTGATATATTTAAAAAGTATAAAATGGAAAATAAATCAAAAGATCCTTTACACGGAATTACACTTCAAAAAATTGTCGAAACTTTAGTCGATTTTTACGGTTTTGATACTTTGGGAGAATTAATTCCTATAAAGTGTTTTATTTCTAATCCAAGTATAAAATCGAGTCTTACTTTTTTAAGAAAAACAGATTGGGCTCGTAAAAAAGTTGAAAGTCTTTATATTAAAACACTTTCTAAACTAGGATGATTTTTATAATTTATAAGAAATCATAACTCCTCCACGGTACGGAAGCCATTCGCCACTTTTATTCCAGTTAACCGTTTTTTCATATCGTCCAGGAGTTCCATCATTATATTTACCATGATAAAATCCTTGATGCCAACCGCCTCCAACAAAAACATCAAGTAAAAATTTATCGTTTAATTTGATGTTGTAACCAACAGTTGCTCCAATTCTATAACCAAAGCCATCTTCATAATGATTGCTGTCCCAATAGTTCCATTTTTGTAGTTCGTATTTATCTGCTCCAATATGGGCTCCGGCATAAAAACCATTATATTTTTCTTTAAAATGGTAACGTATTTCTGGAGTTATCGTAATAAATTTCATTGGGTGATTTCCATTGAATGACTCCCAAAATGAAGCCATTACATCGGCACTAAAAGTCGTTTTTTTACCAATGCTGGTTTCTATTCCAACATTTGGAACTAATAATAGAGCTGTCGCTCCATTAAATTTTACAAAAGTCTGGCTTTGTAATTGCATACAAAATAAAAGAACAATAAGGGCTGATATTTTTTTCATAAAAATGTTTTCGTATTCAAAATCAGCTTTTTTTAACTGATTTCGAGCGCAAATATAACGCATAAAGGCAGATATCTATTGTGTTAACATAAGATTTAACAAGTGTAAAAATCTATTTTTCTAGTAATGAATAGATTACCTTATCTAAAAATTTTCCGTTATAAAATTCAGACTCTTTAAAATGCGCTTCTTTCGTAAATCCGCATTTTTGAAGCACTTTTTCAGAAGCATAGTTTTCTGGAGCAATAACAGCTTCAATAGAATGTAGCTTTAAATCTTCAAAACCATATTTTGTAAGTCTTTTTACGGCTTCAGGCACATATCCCTTTCCGTGAAATTCTGGCAAAATCATATAGCCAATTTCAGCTCTATAATTTTCTGGTTGCATTCTATAGAATCCAATAATTCCTAATAGTTTTGGTTCGTCTTTTATTCTAATTGCCCAATTAATACCGATATTGTTTTCAATATTGTCTAAAATCATTTTGATATGCGCCAAAGCATCTTCATTGTTTTTTGCCAATGGTCGCGGAATATATTTCATCGTTTCAGGATTAGAACGCAATTGAAAAATTTCATTTACATCTGAATTTTGAAGAAGATCTAATCGTAAACGTTCCGTTTCCATAACAGGAAAAGGAGAAAAATTAAATTCTAACATTGTGACGGTATTAAAGTATTGTAATGCTAAATTTCGCAACAAAGCTTTTATTTTGTTCTAAAGTTAAAATTCCTTCTTTTTCATATAAATTTCCAGAATTTTCATTCGTGTCAGAATAACCAAGCCAAGGTTCAATACAAACAAACGGAGCATTTTCTTTAGTCCATAAACCTAAACTTGGGAAATCTTTAAAATCAACTTTTACATAAGGTTTTGAATTTTCAAGAATAGTCAAAGATTTAGATTCTAATGTTTTAAAAATTAAAGCGTCATTCTTGAAAAGCTCATAATTTAAGGGAACAATTTTGTTTTTTGCTTCTAAAATTTTAGTTTTTGATGAAATTAAATCATTTTCAAGAAGATAATATTTTAGATTTTCCTCTTTTTCAAATTCAAAAGCATAATTCTCAAAGTTGTCAGGTAATGCAATTGCAGGATGAGCTCCAATTGAAAAAGGCATTTTTTGGGCTCCATTATTGATAACATTATATTCAAGTTCTAAAGAATTTTCATTTAAAGTATAAATAAGCAGTAATTCAAAATTAAAAGGATATTTTGTCAACGTTTCCTCAGAAGATTGTAAAGAAAATACAGCTTTGTTTTCAGTTTTTTCAATCAATTGAAATTCCATGTCACGCGCGAATCCGTGACGCGGTAAATTATATTCTTTACTATCGATTTTATAAGTGTTGTTTTTTAAAGTTCCTACGATAGGAAAAAGAACTGGTGAATGCTTTCCCCAAAAATCAGGGTTTCCTTCCCATATATATTCTTTGTTTTGGTTGTCTTTTATAGAAAACAATTCAGCTCCAAGATGATTTATAGAAGCCGTTAATGTTGAATTTGAGATTGTTGTAGTCAAAATAGAATGTCTAAAGTGAATAAAATTTACAGTGATGTAAATATATTTTATAAAAATTACTTTTTTGAGAAAATCGCTCAAATTATTTTATTGATAAAATTTTGCTAAAATTCAATTTATGTTTTGAAATTTCTCTGCGAATAGCTTTTTTTTTCATTAATTTGCTACATAAACAGCTAAAAAATATGAAAAAGCAATGTGCAAAAGCCATTTTAACCGCGGCTTTATTTTTTGGGATTTCTTCGGTTTGGGCGCAGCAAACTCCGTCAGCATCAACTGCAAATCCAGTAAATAATTACAATTATCATGATGCCTTTGGCCCTCATTTTTACACTAAAAACGGGACTTCAACTCGTACAGCGAGCGGTCAGCCAGGTGTTGAATATTGGCAAAATAGAGCCGATTATCAAATCACAGCAAAATTAAACGGAACAACAAATGAAATTGTAGGTACAGATGAGATTACTTACACTAATAATAGTCCAGATAAATTAGGCTTTCTTTGGTTGAATTTAGATCAGAATTTATTCAAAGACGATTCTAGGGGGAATGCAGTTGTGCCTTTAACAGGTAGCCGTAACGGAGCTCAAGGTCAGGTTTTTGACGGCGGTAATAAAATTAAATCTGTAAAAGTAATTTCTGGAGGAAAAAATAAAACAGAAGTTGAAGCAAAATATATTGTTACAGATACCAGAATGCAGATTTTTCTTCCGCAAGAATTGGCTGCAAAAGGAGGTTCTGTAAAAGTAAAAATTGAATTCTCATTTATCGCGCCATTCGAAGGTTCGGATAGAATGGGAGTTCTAGAAACTAAAAACGGAAAAATCTTTACTATTGCACAATGGTATCCGCGTATGTGCGTGTATGATGATGTACGTGGTTGGAACACGCCTCCTTA encodes the following:
- a CDS encoding 3-hydroxyacyl-CoA dehydrogenase family protein; the encoded protein is MKTIAVIGAGTMGNGIAHTFAQSGFTVKLIDVSEKSLDKGMATIATNLERMLAKGTITQEDVAKTITNIITYTDIKDGVVGADLVVEAATENVELKLNIFKQLNEYCSHNTILATNTSSISITQIGAVVAHPERVIGMHFMNPVPIMKLVEIIRGYNTSDEVTKIIMTLSEKLGKVPVEVNDYPGFVANRILMPMLNEAIETLYNKVAGVYEIDTVMKLGMGHPMGPLQLADFIGLDVCLAILNVMYEGFKNPKYAPCPLLVNMVRAGKLGVKSGEGFYDYSESKKAEKISKQFL
- a CDS encoding Gfo/Idh/MocA family protein codes for the protein MLKVGVLGAGHLGKIHLRLLQQSDKYELVGFYDENQENAERISKEFGYKNFSTIAKLIHAVDVIDIVTPTLSHYKCAKVAIKSGKHIFIEKPIANTVEEAEEIIALAKEYNVKGQVGHVERFNPAFIATKNMIENPMFIETHRLAEFNPRGTDVPVVLDLMIHDIDAILSVVNSKVKDIHASGVSVISDTPDIANARIEFENGCVANLTASRISLKNMRKSRFFQKDAYISVDFLEKKCEVVRMKDAPEVPGDFDMILQNAEGVKKQIYFTNPDVEQNNAILDELESFANAINTDTTPVVTLEQATDALRVAYQIIECFNK
- a CDS encoding protein-L-isoaspartate(D-aspartate) O-methyltransferase, with protein sequence MKDTAKHQGLRNQLVTTLEQKGITDKTVLEAIKKIPRHLFLNSSFEDFAYQDKAFPIGAGQTISQPYTVAFQSQLLEVQKDHKILEIGTGSGYQTAVLFHLGAKVYTVERQKELFKQTSILFPKLNIRPKHVSFGDGYKGLPNFAPFDSIIVTAGAPFIPQPLMAQLKIGGRLVIPLGEDVQIMTLLIRKNETQFEKHEFGEFRFVPLLEDKN
- a CDS encoding Fic family protein; translation: MKSLLKNAREQKGLKTRELAQLAGIDQALISKFESGTRKPTKDQIIKLSQLLEIDYETLMVAWLKEKILYEIGDDEFALKALKVAEDEIKYNKTVSNLKLSTSLEKILKEIDILKDKLDSYRQFDSFKIRQALELEYTFESNRIEGNTMTLRETDMVINEGLTISGKSMREHLEAINHQEAIGFIKDLMNKNNSLNERDLLSIHNLILRGIIPEDAGRYRKVQVMIQGSSHMPPQPLLVPQEMEEYFIWYEINKNKLHPVVLAAEMHERLVTIHPFIDGNGRTSRLIMNLILMQKGYLIANIKGDYENRMRYYQSLEVAQTKKDKEDFLLFIAQTQKESLERYIGILTQ
- the smpB gene encoding SsrA-binding protein SmpB produces the protein MLKSVNILNKRARFDYEIIDTYTAGIVLAGTEIKSIRLGKANITESFCEFSGMELFAINTYIEEYSFGNQFNHKSRSERKLLLNKKELKTLHKSVQAKGLTIIPLKLFTNEKGLAKLQIGLCKGKKNYDKRESLKEQDTKRDLDRIKKAYN
- a CDS encoding VF530 family protein — translated: MENKSKDPLHGITLQKIVETLVDFYGFDTLGELIPIKCFISNPSIKSSLTFLRKTDWARKKVESLYIKTLSKLG
- a CDS encoding DUF3575 domain-containing protein — translated: MKKISALIVLLFCMQLQSQTFVKFNGATALLLVPNVGIETSIGKKTTFSADVMASFWESFNGNHPMKFITITPEIRYHFKEKYNGFYAGAHIGADKYELQKWNYWDSNHYEDGFGYRIGATVGYNIKLNDKFLLDVFVGGGWHQGFYHGKYNDGTPGRYEKTVNWNKSGEWLPYRGGVMISYKL
- a CDS encoding GNAT family N-acetyltransferase, whose amino-acid sequence is MLEFNFSPFPVMETERLRLDLLQNSDVNEIFQLRSNPETMKYIPRPLAKNNEDALAHIKMILDNIENNIGINWAIRIKDEPKLLGIIGFYRMQPENYRAEIGYMILPEFHGKGYVPEAVKRLTKYGFEDLKLHSIEAVIAPENYASEKVLQKCGFTKEAHFKESEFYNGKFLDKVIYSLLEK
- a CDS encoding aldose 1-epimerase family protein — translated: MTTTISNSTLTASINHLGAELFSIKDNQNKEYIWEGNPDFWGKHSPVLFPIVGTLKNNTYKIDSKEYNLPRHGFARDMEFQLIEKTENKAVFSLQSSEETLTKYPFNFELLLIYTLNENSLELEYNVINNGAQKMPFSIGAHPAIALPDNFENYAFEFEKEENLKYYLLENDLISSKTKILEAKNKIVPLNYELFKNDALIFKTLESKSLTILENSKPYVKVDFKDFPSLGLWTKENAPFVCIEPWLGYSDTNENSGNLYEKEGILTLEQNKSFVAKFSITIL